The stretch of DNA CGCCGCGGCAGCCTCGAGCCGCGCGACCCGCGCTCGCCGCGTCGTTCGACCGCTGTCGCGCTCGTCCTGGCCTGTGCCACCCTGCTCACCCTGGACAAGACGGGGGGTGCCCTGGATCCCGCCCGCCGGCTGATCGGCGAGGTCTTCGGACCGGCCGAGTCGGCGGTCTCCACCGTCGCCCGGCCGGTGACCTCGGTCCCGGGCTGGTTCCGGACGCGCAGCGGCATGAAGAGCGACCTGGCCGAGCTCAAGGCCGAGAACGCCAAGCTCGAGCAGCAGGTGCGCACCAGCGCCTACGACCGCAACCGGCTGGCCGAGTACGACGGGCTCACCAAGGCCGCCGAGAACATCGGCTACGCGGTCGTGCCGACCCACGTCGTGGCGCTCGGGCCGGCCCAGTCCTTCCACCGCACCGCCACCATCGACGCGGGTTCGGCCTCCGGGATCAAGCCCGACATGACGGTCGTCGCCGCCCAGGGGCTGGTCGGTCGGGTCCTGCGTGTGACCAGCACGACCGCCACCGTTCTGCTCATCGTCGACGGCGACTCCACCGTCGGCGGCCGGGCGAGCTCCTCGATGAAGGTCGGCTTCGTGCGCGGCGACGGCCAGCTCGACGGCGGCTCGCTCGAGCTGCAGCTCATCGACCAGAGCGCCACCCCCGCCGCCGGCGACACCGTGGTGACGTGGGGGTCGACGAAGGACGCGCCGTACGTCTCGGGCGTCCCCATCGGCCAGGTCACCTCGGTCTACTCCAGCGTGCGGGACTCCTCCAAGACCGCCGCCGTGCGGCCCTATGTCGACTTCGGCGCCCTCGACCTGGTCGGCGTCGTGGTGCCCAGCGGCACCAAGAGCGACCGCGCGATCATCGACGCCGACGGGAGCCTCAAGCGATGACCGGGCGATGGATGGCGATGAGCGGCCTGCTCGTCGCGGTGGCGCTGCTGCTCCAGGTCAGCCTGTTCGACGCCTTCGCGTGGCAGGGCGTCGTGCCCGACCTCGTCCTCATGGTCGTTGTCGCGGCGGCGCTCTCGCGCGGCTGCCAGACCGGGATGGTGCTCGGCTTCGCCGCCGGCCTGCTGATGGACCTCGCGCCACCGGCCGACCACCTCGCCGGCCGCTGGGCGCTCGCCCTGATGATCGCCGGGTACGTCGCCGGTCGTGTCCGGCAGGACGCGGGCCGAGCAAGCGTGGTCGCGGTGATGGCGACGATGGCGGCCTGCTCGCTGGTCGCCACCACCGTCTTCGGCCTGAGCGGGATGGTGCTGCGCGACCCGGCGCTCGGCTTCGGCGAGGTCCTCCGAGTGATCGGCATCGGCCTGGTCTGGGACGTGCTGCTGACCCCGCTCGTGCTCCCGGCCCTGCTGGCGCTCTACGGCCGAGCCGAGGCCCTGAGGGCGCGATGAGGCGGTTGCGATGAACCCGGCCAACCGCACCAGCCGCCTGCGCCTGATCGTGCTGCAGGCGCTGGTCTTCTCGTTGTTCGCCACGCTCGGCGTCCGGCTCTGGTACGTCCAGGTGGCGCACGGATCGTCCTATCGCGCCCAGGCTGCCTCGCAGTCGGTGCGCGAGGTGGTCCAGCAACCCACCCGGGGTCTCATCGTCGACGACATGGGCCGGCCGCTGGTCTCCAACCGCACCTCCTGGGTGGTCAGCATCGACAAGACCACGCTGGGCAACCTCTCCGATGCCGACCAGGGCACGCTGCTCGCCCGGGTCGCCAAGGTCACCGGCCAGAAGGTGTCGGCGGTCAAGAAGACGCTGAGCACCTGGAACGGGTCGGCCTACCAGCCGGTCCCGATCGCCGAGGATGTCAAGCAGCAGGTCGCCCTGCAGATCCTCGAGCAGCCCGAGGACTACCCGGGCGTGGTCGCCGACCAGCAGACGGTGCGCAGCTACCCGCAGCCGTACGGCGTCAACGCCGCCGGGATCCTGGGCTACCTGAGCCCGATCACCTCCCAGGAGTACGACCAGGCCAAGAAGGACAAGGACCACTCGCTCAACGCCACCTCCGAGGTCGGTCGCGCCGGCGTGGAGAAGGAGTACGACAGATGGCTGCGCGGCATGCCCGGCTCCACCTCGGTCACCGTCGACTCCCTCGGCCGCGAGCTGGGTGACTCCAGCGCTGTCGCGGCCCAGCCCGGCGACACCCTGGTGACCAGCATCGACGCCAAGGTCCAGGCGGCCGCCGAGCAGGATCTCCACCAGGCGATCACCACCGCCCGCGCCACCTACGACCCTGTCACGCACAAGAACTATGTCGCTGACTCCGGTGCGATGGTGGTGATGGAGGCCAAGACCGGGCGGGTGGTGGCGATGGCGAGCGAGCCGACCTACGACCCCGAGGAGTGGGTCGGCGGCATCAGCCAGAAGCAGCTGGACGCGCTCTACTCCAAGCAGGCCGACAACCCGCTGCTGAGCCGGGCGACCCAGGGCCAGTTCGCGCCGGGCTCGACCTGGAAGCCGTTCATGACCACGGGCGCGATCACCGCCGGCCTGCCGACCGACCAGCACTTCACCTGCGGCCCGGGCCTGCAGATCGGCAACCGATACTTCAAGAACTACGAGTCGGAGTCCTACGGCTCGATCACCTTCGCCGAGGCGCTCAACGTCTCCTGCGACACGTTCTTCTACCAGGTGGGCCTGCATTTCTGGAACAAGTACGGCTCCGACCCGGCGAACGCGAACGCCAAGGACCCGCTGGCCACGGCCGCCAAGAGCTTCGGCTTCGGGAAGCCGACCGGCATCGACATCCCGGGCGAGGCCAGCGGCCGGGTCGGTGACCGGCAGTGGAAGGCGTCGTACTTCAAGGCGATGAAGGGCTACTACTGCACGATGGATGAGAAGGGCACCGCCACGACGCCCTTCCTCAAGCTGTTCGCGCACGAGTTCTGCCTGCAGGGCAACTACTTCCGGCAGGGCGACGCGGCCAACTTCACCATCGGCCAGGGCGACACCATGGTCACCCCGCTACAGCTGGCCCGCGCCTACAGCGCGCTGGCCAACGGCGGCACGCTCTACCAGCCGACCATCGGCAAGGCCATCGTCGCCCCCGACGGCACCGTGCTGAAGAAGATCCAGCCCAAGGTCGTGCGACACGTCGCGGTGAGCAAGAAGGCGATCGACTACGTGAACACCGCGCTGCTCGGCACGATGGTCCCGCACAGCGGCTTCAACGGAACGCTGGCCTGGAAGTTCGGCGGCTTCCCGCTCGGCGAGATCCACCTGCGCGGCAAGACCGGCTCGGCCGAGGTGGAGGGCAAGCAGTCGACCTCGTGGGTGGCCACCTACGACAAGAACTACGTCGTCATCATGGTCGTGACCCAGGCCGGTACCGGCTCGGGGACCTCCGGCCCGGCGGTGCGCAAGGTGTGGGAGAGCCTGTACGGCGTCCAGGGCGACGAGACCGGCACCCAGACCGTCGACACCGCCAAGGCCGCGATCCCGGGCGTGACGCCGCCCAAGGCACTGCCCACCTTCGCCCAGGACGGCTCGATCCTGCCGCCGGCGAAGCAGAGGAAGGGGACGAGGAAGTGAACCGTGTGCAGCTGCGCCCGATCGGCAGGATGGACTGGGTGCTGATGGTCGCCGTCCTGGCCCTGCTGGTGCTCTCCACGCTGCTGGTGTGGTCGGCGACCGAGCACCGCACGAGCCTCACCGGCGGCGACAGCACCGCCTTCGCGCGCAAGCACCTGGTCAACGTCGTCATCGGGCTGGGCCTGATGGCAGCGGTGTGCGCCACCGACCACCGCTGGGTGCGGATCGTGGCGCCGCTCGTCTACGTCGGCTCGCTCGCTGGGCTCGTGCTGGTCCTGGTGATGGGCAGCACGATCAACGGCTCGCGATCGTGGATCGACGTCGGCGGGATGTCGATCCAGCCCTCGGAGTTCGCCAAGCTCGCGGTGGTGATCGGGATGGCGCTGGTGCTGGCCGAACGGACGGAGGGCCGCTGGCGGGCTCGGGTGGGTGGTCGCGACGTCGGGCTGATGCTGCTGGTCGCCGCGGTGCCCGCGGCGCTGATCATCCTGCAGCCCGATCTCGGCACGCTGCTGGTGCTCTCCGCCACCGTCTTCGGTGTCCTGGCCGCGGCCGGCACGCCGCGGCGCTGGCTCGCGCTGCTGTTCGCCGGCGGCGTGGCCGCAGCCGCCGCGGTCGTCGCCGCGGGCCTGCTCAAGCCGTACCAGATCCACCGCTTCATGGCGTTCACCGATCCCTCGCTCGACCCGAAGGGCGCCGGCTACAACGTCCAGCAGGCGCGCATCGCCATCGGCAACGGTGGCCTCTTCGGACAGGGCCTGTTCCAGGGCCGAGTCACCCAGGGGCAGTACGTGCCCGAGCAGCACACCGACTTCATCTTCACCGTCGCGGGCGAGGAGCTCGGCCTGGTGGGCTCACTGCTGCTGATCGGGCTGCTGGGGATCGTGCTGTGGCGGGCGCTGCGGATCGCGGCTCGCACCGACGACCTCTTCGGCCGGGTCGCCGCCGCCGGTGTCGCCTGCTGGATCGGCTTCCAGGCCTTCCAGAACATCGGCATGTGTCTGGGCATCATGCCGGTCACCGGGGTGCCCCTGCCGTTCGTCTCCTACGGCGGCTCCTCGATGTTCGCGGGGATGCTGGCGATCGGGCTGCTGCAGAACATCCACGCCCGGACGGTGGCGCCGGCGGCGGTGCGCCGGGCGAGCACGCCGGGGCTGCTCGCCGTACGCTGAGCGTTTGGTTCCGCCCGGCGACTGGCGGTAACTTAGTTGTCAATGACAACCAACGCTTCTACCGCACCCGCCGGCCACGCCGCGCCAGGGGAGTACAGCCACAAGCAGATCCTGACGATCCTCACGGGCCTCCTGCTCGGGATGTTCCTGGGCTCGCTGGACCAGACCATCGTCAGCACCTCGATCCGCACCATCGCCGACGACCTGCACGGTCTCGACGCCCAGGCGTGGGTGACCACCGCCTACCTGATCACCTCCACGATCACCACGCCGATCTACGGCAAGCTCGGCGACCTGTGGGGCCGCAAGAAGCTGTTCATGTTCGCGATCAGCATCTTCGTCATCGGCTCCGTGCTGTGCACGTTCTCCACCTCGATGTACGAGCTGGCCGCGTTCCGGGCCTTCCAGGGGCTGGGCGCCGGTGGTCTGTTCACCCTCGTGCTGGCGATCATCGGTGACATCGTCAGCCCGCGTGAGCGCGCCAAGTACACCGGCTACTTCATGGCCACCTTCGGCACCTCGAGCGTGCTCGGTCCGGTCATCGGCGGCTTCTTCGCCGGCGCCTCCTCGATCCTGGGCATCGCCGGCTGGCGCTGGGTCTTCCTGGTCAACGTGCCGATCGGCATCGTCGCGCTCATCGTCGTCTTCCGCACGTTGCACGTCCACCATGTCAAGCGGCAGGCCCGGATCGACTTCCTGGGCGCCATCGCGCTCGTGATCTGCCTGGTGCCCCTGCTGACCGTCGCCGAGCAGGGCCAGGGCTGGGGCTGGAGCTCGACCAAGGCGATCCTCTGCTTCGTCGTCGGCGCGGCCGGCCTGGTGATGTTCGTGGCGGCCGAGGCCTACATGAAGGACAACGCGCTCATCCCGCTGCGACTGTTCCGGATCCGGGCGGCCTGGGTGACGGTAGTGGCCAGCGTGCTGGTCGGCATGGCGCTCTTCGGCGGCATGATGATGCTGCCGCTCTACCTGCAGATCGTGCACGGTGCCTCGCCGACCGAGTCGGGACTGCTGATGCTGCCGATGGTGCTCGGCCTGATGTCGGCGGCGATGATCTCCGGCAAGATCACCTCCAAGACCGGCCGGCCGCGGATGTTCCCGATCGCCGGCTCGCTGATCATGGCGGTCGGGTTCTTCCTGCTCACCCAGGTCAGCGCAGGCACGCCGCTGGTGCTGGTGATGGTCTTCATGCTCATCGTCGGGTACGGCGTCGGCAACTGCATGCAGCCGCTCATCCTCACGGTGCAGAGCGCCGTACCGCCGCAGGAGATCGGTGTCGCCACCGCCTCCGCCACCTTCTTCCGGCAGATGGGCGGCACCATCGGCGTCGCGGTCTTCCTCTCGATCCTGTTCGGCAGCGTCGGCGGCGACATCGCGACCGCCTTCCACGACGACTCCCCGAAGATCCAGGCCGCCGTCCAGTCCGGCCAGCTGGTCCCGAACACGCTCGACAAGGAGGTCCTGGCCGGGGACCCGAAGGTCACCGAGGAGTTCAACAAGGACTCCTCGATCATCAACAAGATGAGCCCTCAGATCGCGCACCCGTTCAAGGTGGGCTTCACCGAGTCGATGACCAAGGTCTTCTGGATCACCGGCGGCATCGGCATCGTCGCGTTCCTGGTGCTGCTGCTGATGCCGGAGGTCGTGCTCCGCACGACCTCCGCCTCCTCGGCCGCCGCAGCCGAGCGCGCGGCCGCAGCGGAGTAGCGTCGGCGTCCCAGCGACGACAGCGGCCCCCGGCGATCGCCGGGGGCCGCTGAGTTGTTGCGCTGAGGGATCAGCGAACTGTCACTTCTTGTGCTTCTTGTGCTTCTTGTGGTGGTGCTTCTTGACCGGTGCCGCTGCCACCTTGACGCTCTTCGTGGTGCTGCCGGAGAGGTAGTCGCCGTTGGTGTCGCGCGCCTGGACGCTCACGGTGAGCGTCTGGCCCTGGTCGGCGGCGACGGGCTTGTACGACGCCGCGTGGCTGAGCACGGTGGCGCCGCGCTTCCAGGTGTAGCTGTAGGCCAGGTCCTGGGTCACGTTCCAGGTGCCGGTCGTCGCGGTCAGCGTGCCGCCCTGGGTGGCACTGCCGCTGATGGTCGGGGCGGCGGTGGCGAGCAGGGTGCGACCGAGGGTGTAGCTGACCGTTGCCTTGGCTCCGGAGCCGAGCTTGATCGGCGTGGCCGAGGCGAGCGTGTAGCGGCCCTTCCAGAACTGCGGGACGAAGTCGACCTCGGAGAGGTTCGCGTCGGTGTCGTCCCACGACGCGTCGCGCCTGCCGTAGGCAACGAGGTAGTAGGTGCCCGGCTGCTCAACGAAGCTGTAGCTACCGTCGTCATTGGCGCCGGTGTTGTCGACCTCGTAGCCGTCGCCGTCGAGGAGCTGCAAGTACACCTGGCCCTCGTCGGTACCGCTCACGGCCGGAAGGGTGATCTTGCCGCTGATCGTGGCATAACGCAGGAGCTTGCTGCCGCCGGCGCTGACGGAGCCCTTCACCGGGACGGTGAACGTGGAGGCGGTCTTGAAGGTCTTCCCGCCGTAGTAGCTGCTGACATCGTCGGAGTCCGCGGCCTCGACCTTGTACTGGCCGGGCGCGAGGGACGTCGTCGGCAGGGTCCAGGTGCCGTCTCGCCGGGTCTGGCTCTCCCAGACCTCGAAGCCGTAGACGTCGTAGACATCGATGCGCCCCGGGTGAGCCTTACCGGCGTCGTCCGTGATCGTCCCGTGCAGGCCCGAGCTGGTGTCGAGAGTGGTCTGCTTGGCGGTGATGTTCTTCGTCACCGGCGTGGTGCCGTCGATGGTGAAGGTGGGGACGCCTGCGGGCGGGACGGCGCTGCTGTCGACGGCGGTGCCCCCCAACCACTCGTCGCCGTACTCACCCGAGGGATCCCAGACCCGCAGCGTGTAGGTACCGGCGGGCTGACCCGAGAACGAGTACGTGCCCTTGTCGTCGGTCCAGGTGGCTGCGACCTGGCTCCAGGTGCTGTTCGAGGTGTCCTGGCGGTAGAGCATCACCTCGACATCGTCCTGATAGGAGGCGCTGGCCAGTTTGATGCCGCCGACACCGGTGACGGTCCCGCCGATCTCCGGCGTGGTGATGACGTTGGCCGCCGCGGGGAGCGCGGTGCTGCCGATGTTCGTCGCGGCGGCACTCTTCACGGTGAAGATCGCCGCGTGGTCCGCATCGTTGGCACTCGTCGGCGCGCCCGCCCAGACCGCGGTCGCGTAGCTCGAGGGGCAGCAGCTGCCGCCTCCGGAGGTCACGTCGTAGGCGACCACCTTGTACTGGCCGACGGGAATACTCGACCGCCAGGTGGTCGACAAGGTCGTCGGCGTGTCCGATCCGGTCGCCTCCCAGGAGGTGCTGACCGGGTTGACCGACTTGTTGGCGATCTGGGTCTGGGTCGTAGTCGCCGGATAGACGGCGACGTAGTCGTAGAGGTAGGTGGTCGTCGCCTGCGTCACCGTGCCGGTGAGGGAGCCCCTCGACGCGCCGACGCTCACGGGGGAGATGGTGACGTCGGCGCTCGCGTTGTTAGCGTCAAGGTTCTCCACCACCGAGAACTGGTCATGGTGGGTCGAGGTCGCGACTGCCTTGGCGGTGTAGCTGCCGTCGGCGAGGTTGCCGAACGTGACGTTGCCGGAGCTGTCAGTGGTGAGAGCGTTGCCGACCGTCGCCCCGGTCGCGGTGCTGTAGAGCTCGACGTTCACGCCGCCCAGGGGGGCACCGGTAGTGAAATCGTCAACGGTCACGGACAGGGAGTCGGTGCCGCCGGTGGCCTGTGCGGCGGTGGGTAGCAAGGTCAGCGGCGCGCCGACCAATGCCACCGTCAGGGCCGCCGGAGCGGCCCATCTGATCATCTTCATGGGGGTCCTTCGCAGGTGGGGTCGGCCAGACGGCCGACTGCTGGACGGTAGGGAGGAAAAGCGGGTCGGCGACGCAAATCGGCTTAATCTGTGACAGTGGTCTAAACCACCTGTGGGCTCGCTGTGACTCAACGCACAGGGACGAAGCGGGCGGATGCGAGCCCGCGGGGCCGCAGGTTCGGCCCGCGGCGTACTCCCGACTTACGATGGACCCCATGCCTGGCGACTCCGTCTTCTCCCGCATCGAGCCGCGCCTGACCTCGGTCTCCAAGCCGATCCAGTACGTCGGGGGCGAGCTCAACTCCACCGTCAAGGAGTGGGGCGCCGATGCGGAGACCGTGCGCTGGGCGCTGATGTATCCCGACGCCTACGAGGTCGGGCTGCCCAACCAGGGCGTGGCGATCCTCTACGAGGTGCTCAACGAGCGTGAGTGGATCGTGGCCGAGCGCACCTACGCGGTCTGGCCCGACATGGAGCAGGTCATGCGGATCGGCGACGAGCAGGGCCCGATCCCGCAGTTCACCGTCGACGCCCACCGCTCGGTGC from Nocardioides sp. BP30 encodes:
- the mreD gene encoding rod shape-determining protein MreD, encoding MTGRWMAMSGLLVAVALLLQVSLFDAFAWQGVVPDLVLMVVVAAALSRGCQTGMVLGFAAGLLMDLAPPADHLAGRWALALMIAGYVAGRVRQDAGRASVVAVMATMAACSLVATTVFGLSGMVLRDPALGFGEVLRVIGIGLVWDVLLTPLVLPALLALYGRAEALRAR
- a CDS encoding MDR family MFS transporter, with the protein product MTTNASTAPAGHAAPGEYSHKQILTILTGLLLGMFLGSLDQTIVSTSIRTIADDLHGLDAQAWVTTAYLITSTITTPIYGKLGDLWGRKKLFMFAISIFVIGSVLCTFSTSMYELAAFRAFQGLGAGGLFTLVLAIIGDIVSPRERAKYTGYFMATFGTSSVLGPVIGGFFAGASSILGIAGWRWVFLVNVPIGIVALIVVFRTLHVHHVKRQARIDFLGAIALVICLVPLLTVAEQGQGWGWSSTKAILCFVVGAAGLVMFVAAEAYMKDNALIPLRLFRIRAAWVTVVASVLVGMALFGGMMMLPLYLQIVHGASPTESGLLMLPMVLGLMSAAMISGKITSKTGRPRMFPIAGSLIMAVGFFLLTQVSAGTPLVLVMVFMLIVGYGVGNCMQPLILTVQSAVPPQEIGVATASATFFRQMGGTIGVAVFLSILFGSVGGDIATAFHDDSPKIQAAVQSGQLVPNTLDKEVLAGDPKVTEEFNKDSSIINKMSPQIAHPFKVGFTESMTKVFWITGGIGIVAFLVLLLMPEVVLRTTSASSAAAAERAAAAE
- the rodA gene encoding rod shape-determining protein RodA gives rise to the protein MNRVQLRPIGRMDWVLMVAVLALLVLSTLLVWSATEHRTSLTGGDSTAFARKHLVNVVIGLGLMAAVCATDHRWVRIVAPLVYVGSLAGLVLVLVMGSTINGSRSWIDVGGMSIQPSEFAKLAVVIGMALVLAERTEGRWRARVGGRDVGLMLLVAAVPAALIILQPDLGTLLVLSATVFGVLAAAGTPRRWLALLFAGGVAAAAAVVAAGLLKPYQIHRFMAFTDPSLDPKGAGYNVQQARIAIGNGGLFGQGLFQGRVTQGQYVPEQHTDFIFTVAGEELGLVGSLLLIGLLGIVLWRALRIAARTDDLFGRVAAAGVACWIGFQAFQNIGMCLGIMPVTGVPLPFVSYGGSSMFAGMLAIGLLQNIHARTVAPAAVRRASTPGLLAVR
- the mrdA gene encoding penicillin-binding protein 2, with amino-acid sequence MNPANRTSRLRLIVLQALVFSLFATLGVRLWYVQVAHGSSYRAQAASQSVREVVQQPTRGLIVDDMGRPLVSNRTSWVVSIDKTTLGNLSDADQGTLLARVAKVTGQKVSAVKKTLSTWNGSAYQPVPIAEDVKQQVALQILEQPEDYPGVVADQQTVRSYPQPYGVNAAGILGYLSPITSQEYDQAKKDKDHSLNATSEVGRAGVEKEYDRWLRGMPGSTSVTVDSLGRELGDSSAVAAQPGDTLVTSIDAKVQAAAEQDLHQAITTARATYDPVTHKNYVADSGAMVVMEAKTGRVVAMASEPTYDPEEWVGGISQKQLDALYSKQADNPLLSRATQGQFAPGSTWKPFMTTGAITAGLPTDQHFTCGPGLQIGNRYFKNYESESYGSITFAEALNVSCDTFFYQVGLHFWNKYGSDPANANAKDPLATAAKSFGFGKPTGIDIPGEASGRVGDRQWKASYFKAMKGYYCTMDEKGTATTPFLKLFAHEFCLQGNYFRQGDAANFTIGQGDTMVTPLQLARAYSALANGGTLYQPTIGKAIVAPDGTVLKKIQPKVVRHVAVSKKAIDYVNTALLGTMVPHSGFNGTLAWKFGGFPLGEIHLRGKTGSAEVEGKQSTSWVATYDKNYVVIMVVTQAGTGSGTSGPAVRKVWESLYGVQGDETGTQTVDTAKAAIPGVTPPKALPTFAQDGSILPPAKQRKGTRK
- the mreC gene encoding rod shape-determining protein MreC — protein: MTQQQLRPVVRREGINRRGSLEPRDPRSPRRSTAVALVLACATLLTLDKTGGALDPARRLIGEVFGPAESAVSTVARPVTSVPGWFRTRSGMKSDLAELKAENAKLEQQVRTSAYDRNRLAEYDGLTKAAENIGYAVVPTHVVALGPAQSFHRTATIDAGSASGIKPDMTVVAAQGLVGRVLRVTSTTATVLLIVDGDSTVGGRASSSMKVGFVRGDGQLDGGSLELQLIDQSATPAAGDTVVTWGSTKDAPYVSGVPIGQVTSVYSSVRDSSKTAAVRPYVDFGALDLVGVVVPSGTKSDRAIIDADGSLKR
- a CDS encoding carboxypeptidase-like regulatory domain-containing protein, with product MKMIRWAAPAALTVALVGAPLTLLPTAAQATGGTDSLSVTVDDFTTGAPLGGVNVELYSTATGATVGNALTTDSSGNVTFGNLADGSYTAKAVATSTHHDQFSVVENLDANNASADVTISPVSVGASRGSLTGTVTQATTTYLYDYVAVYPATTTQTQIANKSVNPVSTSWEATGSDTPTTLSTTWRSSIPVGQYKVVAYDVTSGGGSCCPSSYATAVWAGAPTSANDADHAAIFTVKSAAATNIGSTALPAAANVITTPEIGGTVTGVGGIKLASASYQDDVEVMLYRQDTSNSTWSQVAATWTDDKGTYSFSGQPAGTYTLRVWDPSGEYGDEWLGGTAVDSSAVPPAGVPTFTIDGTTPVTKNITAKQTTLDTSSGLHGTITDDAGKAHPGRIDVYDVYGFEVWESQTRRDGTWTLPTTSLAPGQYKVEAADSDDVSSYYGGKTFKTASTFTVPVKGSVSAGGSKLLRYATISGKITLPAVSGTDEGQVYLQLLDGDGYEVDNTGANDDGSYSFVEQPGTYYLVAYGRRDASWDDTDANLSEVDFVPQFWKGRYTLASATPIKLGSGAKATVSYTLGRTLLATAAPTISGSATQGGTLTATTGTWNVTQDLAYSYTWKRGATVLSHAASYKPVAADQGQTLTVSVQARDTNGDYLSGSTTKSVKVAAAPVKKHHHKKHKKHKK